A single Pristis pectinata isolate sPriPec2 chromosome 6, sPriPec2.1.pri, whole genome shotgun sequence DNA region contains:
- the kbtbd8 gene encoding kelch repeat and BTB domain-containing protein 8 isoform X1, with protein MAAAAELNKFLLGYNGISSPSQNVGMDPSHACCILQQLKCMYDEQQLTDIVVEVDHGKTFSCHRNVLAAISPYFRSMFTSGLTESTQKRVRIVGVEEDAMRLVLDYAYTSRILLTEVNVQALFTAASLFQIPSLQDQCAQYMISRLDPQNSIGVFMFADAYGHKELKEKSQDYIRKKILCVAKEQEFLHLTKDQLTSILNSDDLNVEKEEYVYESIILWLEHNRDKREPDLADIFAKCIRVPLMDENFLKKIPCTFAQAMARNSLEDGNCEGADGCRPRLGMTASQMIICFEAASKYSGKKQTVPCLDTVTGEVFKLCTPPNDLREVGILVSPDNDIYIAGGYRPSNSDVSIDHKAESDFWMHDHVANRWLPRAPLLRARIGCKLVYCCNKIYAVGGRVYEGDGRNALKSVECYDSRDNCWIAVCPMPVAMEFHTAVEHQDKIYVLQGEFFLCYNPHKDYWGCLTPMSVPRSAGLSAVCKDLIYYVAGICKAHQRMLTVEAYDIHLNKWIRKADLPLDQSTNPYIKLFLLLNKLHLFVRATQVVVEEHVFRTSRKNSLYQYDEESDQWKKVYESPDKLWDLGRHFECVVANLYPQCLQKVF; from the exons ATGGCTGCAGCAGCGG AATTGAACAAGTTTTTACTGGGATACAATGGAATTTCAAGTCCAAGCCAGAATGTCGGGATGGACCCTTCTCATGCATGTTGCATACTGCAGCAGCTTAAATGTATGTACGATGAACAGCAGCTGACAGACATTGTGGTGGAGGTAGATCATGGAAAAACGTTTTCCTGTCACCGAAATGTACTCGCTGCAATTAGTCCTTACTTTAG GTCTATGTTCACAAGTGGCCTTACAGAGAGCACACAGAAGAGAGTGCGAATTGTGGGAGTGGAAGAAGATGCAATGCGGCTAGTGTTGGACTATGCATATACTTCCCGAATATTACTGACTGAAGTCAACGTGCAGGCTCTTTTCACAGCTGCTAGTCTCTTCCAAATTCCATCCTTGCAGGACCAGTGTGCCCAGTACATGATCAGCCGACTGGATCCACAGAATTCTATTGGGGTTTTCATGTTTGCTGATGCTTATGGACACAAGGAGTTGAAAGAGAAATCACAAGATTACATTAGAAAGAAAATTTTGTGTGTTGCCAAAGAGCAAGAATTCCTCCATTTGACTAAAGACCAGCTCACGAGCATCTTAAACAGTGATGACTTAAATGTAGAAAAGGAAGAGTATGTTTATGAAAGCATAATTCTGTGGCTCGAGCATAATAGGGACAAAAGGGAGCCAGATCTTGCAGACATTTTTGCCAAATGTATACGTGTACCTCTGATGGATGAgaactttttaaagaaaatccCTTGCACTTTTGCACAGGCTATGGCTAGAAACTCCTTAGAAGATGGAAATTGCGAAGGGGCTGATGGCTGTAGGCCAAGACTTGGTATGACTGCTTCACAGATGATTATCTGCTTTGAGGCTGCCAGCAAATACTCAGGAAAGAAACAGACTGTGCCTTGTTTAGATACTGTCACAGGAGAAGTCTTCAAATTATGCACACCTCCCAATGACTTGAGGGAGGTGGGAATCCTCGTGTCACCTGATAATGACATTTACATTGCAGGAGGTTACAGGCCAAGTAACAGTGATGTTTCTATAGATCATAAAGCAGAGAGTGATTTCTGGATGCATGACCATGTGGCAAATAGGTGGCTGCCCAGAGCTCCATTGCTTAGGGCACGAATAGGGTGTAAGTTAGTTTACTGTTGTAACAAAATTTATGCAGTTGGAGGTCGGGTGTATGAAGGTGATGGACGGAATGCACTAAAGTCAGTGGAGTGCTATGATAGCAGAGACAATTGCTGGATAGCTGTCTGTCCAATGCCTGTTGCTATGGAGTTTCACACTGCTGTGGAGCATCAGGATAAAATCTATGTATTACAAG ggGAATTTTTTCTGTGCTACAATCCTCACAAAGACTACTGGGGTTGTCTGACACCAATGAGCGTGCCTAGATCTGCAGGATTATCAGCTGTCTGCAAAGATTTAATCTACTATGTAGCAGGAATTTGTAAAGCACATCAGCGAATGCTTACAGTAGAGGCTTATGACATACATCTTAATAAATGGATACGCAAGGCGGATCTCCCATTGGATCAGTCCACAAACCCCTACATTAAACTCTTCTTGCTCCTTAACAAACTGCATCTCTTTGTGCGAGCAACACAAGTAGTGGTGGAGGAGCACGTTTTCCGTACAAGCCGCAAGAACTCTTTGTACCAGTATGATGAAGAATCTGATCAATGGAAGAAAGTATATGAGTCACCAGATAAACTATGGGACCTTGGCCGCCATTTTGAATGTGTTGTTGCCAACCTTTATCCACAATGTCTTCAGAAAGTGTTTTGA
- the kbtbd8 gene encoding kelch repeat and BTB domain-containing protein 8 isoform X2 has translation MSMFTSGLTESTQKRVRIVGVEEDAMRLVLDYAYTSRILLTEVNVQALFTAASLFQIPSLQDQCAQYMISRLDPQNSIGVFMFADAYGHKELKEKSQDYIRKKILCVAKEQEFLHLTKDQLTSILNSDDLNVEKEEYVYESIILWLEHNRDKREPDLADIFAKCIRVPLMDENFLKKIPCTFAQAMARNSLEDGNCEGADGCRPRLGMTASQMIICFEAASKYSGKKQTVPCLDTVTGEVFKLCTPPNDLREVGILVSPDNDIYIAGGYRPSNSDVSIDHKAESDFWMHDHVANRWLPRAPLLRARIGCKLVYCCNKIYAVGGRVYEGDGRNALKSVECYDSRDNCWIAVCPMPVAMEFHTAVEHQDKIYVLQGEFFLCYNPHKDYWGCLTPMSVPRSAGLSAVCKDLIYYVAGICKAHQRMLTVEAYDIHLNKWIRKADLPLDQSTNPYIKLFLLLNKLHLFVRATQVVVEEHVFRTSRKNSLYQYDEESDQWKKVYESPDKLWDLGRHFECVVANLYPQCLQKVF, from the exons AT GTCTATGTTCACAAGTGGCCTTACAGAGAGCACACAGAAGAGAGTGCGAATTGTGGGAGTGGAAGAAGATGCAATGCGGCTAGTGTTGGACTATGCATATACTTCCCGAATATTACTGACTGAAGTCAACGTGCAGGCTCTTTTCACAGCTGCTAGTCTCTTCCAAATTCCATCCTTGCAGGACCAGTGTGCCCAGTACATGATCAGCCGACTGGATCCACAGAATTCTATTGGGGTTTTCATGTTTGCTGATGCTTATGGACACAAGGAGTTGAAAGAGAAATCACAAGATTACATTAGAAAGAAAATTTTGTGTGTTGCCAAAGAGCAAGAATTCCTCCATTTGACTAAAGACCAGCTCACGAGCATCTTAAACAGTGATGACTTAAATGTAGAAAAGGAAGAGTATGTTTATGAAAGCATAATTCTGTGGCTCGAGCATAATAGGGACAAAAGGGAGCCAGATCTTGCAGACATTTTTGCCAAATGTATACGTGTACCTCTGATGGATGAgaactttttaaagaaaatccCTTGCACTTTTGCACAGGCTATGGCTAGAAACTCCTTAGAAGATGGAAATTGCGAAGGGGCTGATGGCTGTAGGCCAAGACTTGGTATGACTGCTTCACAGATGATTATCTGCTTTGAGGCTGCCAGCAAATACTCAGGAAAGAAACAGACTGTGCCTTGTTTAGATACTGTCACAGGAGAAGTCTTCAAATTATGCACACCTCCCAATGACTTGAGGGAGGTGGGAATCCTCGTGTCACCTGATAATGACATTTACATTGCAGGAGGTTACAGGCCAAGTAACAGTGATGTTTCTATAGATCATAAAGCAGAGAGTGATTTCTGGATGCATGACCATGTGGCAAATAGGTGGCTGCCCAGAGCTCCATTGCTTAGGGCACGAATAGGGTGTAAGTTAGTTTACTGTTGTAACAAAATTTATGCAGTTGGAGGTCGGGTGTATGAAGGTGATGGACGGAATGCACTAAAGTCAGTGGAGTGCTATGATAGCAGAGACAATTGCTGGATAGCTGTCTGTCCAATGCCTGTTGCTATGGAGTTTCACACTGCTGTGGAGCATCAGGATAAAATCTATGTATTACAAG ggGAATTTTTTCTGTGCTACAATCCTCACAAAGACTACTGGGGTTGTCTGACACCAATGAGCGTGCCTAGATCTGCAGGATTATCAGCTGTCTGCAAAGATTTAATCTACTATGTAGCAGGAATTTGTAAAGCACATCAGCGAATGCTTACAGTAGAGGCTTATGACATACATCTTAATAAATGGATACGCAAGGCGGATCTCCCATTGGATCAGTCCACAAACCCCTACATTAAACTCTTCTTGCTCCTTAACAAACTGCATCTCTTTGTGCGAGCAACACAAGTAGTGGTGGAGGAGCACGTTTTCCGTACAAGCCGCAAGAACTCTTTGTACCAGTATGATGAAGAATCTGATCAATGGAAGAAAGTATATGAGTCACCAGATAAACTATGGGACCTTGGCCGCCATTTTGAATGTGTTGTTGCCAACCTTTATCCACAATGTCTTCAGAAAGTGTTTTGA